A DNA window from Macadamia integrifolia cultivar HAES 741 chromosome 4, SCU_Mint_v3, whole genome shotgun sequence contains the following coding sequences:
- the LOC122075523 gene encoding disease resistance protein RPV1-like isoform X5 → MSMAYKRTREASSSKSSTRRRNHDVFLSFSEDESNKIIIDGLYNDLVQKGVRTYRGEHKRGKKSIEESRIAIVVFSRNYVSTIWCLDELVKILECRSRLGLTVIPVFSDVDPSDVRKQKGSLEDAFARQGENFKEEKEKVERWGKALTQAANLSGWDLRDVANGHMTRFIQRIVEDVLAKLSRTTLDVSSYAVGLDSRVREMNAFLCFSSFDVRIIGICGIGGLGKTTIAKAVYNEIYHRFEGCSFLENVREISKQPNGLIHLQEKLLSDVLMKNLKINNVARGINVIRQRLYAKRVIVVIDDVDESDQLNALAIKHDSFGMGSRIIVISRDEHFLNEAGVLEIYRPQELDPRESLQLFSWHAFRKDCPHDDYMELSKEVVEYVKGLPLALEVIGSLMFDKRSLSEWKSAVAKLKCTPDNQIQEKLRLSFDALDDAEKDIFLDIACFFIGMDKDCAIKILDGCKLFPEIGISVLTQRSLVIIDDMNKIKMHDLLRDMGREIVCEESPEKPGRRTRLWFHDDVCDVLVNHEGTKSVEGLILNMFNFEDVSFNVKAFTNMERIRLLQLNYVYPKGDYGELPKKLRWLCWHGFPLNSIPSNFDMDYLVVLDIQNSKIIEVWKEIKLLNRLKILNLSHSRYLVRTPNFSGLPNLEKLILKGCISLVEIHDSIGFLGKLVTLNLEDCHKLMDLPNSICKLGSLETFTLSGCSKKVRSNSRFSQYFGTLRRKPNSITFLPASFTGLCSLTLLSLKDCNLSENLIPDDFGSLSSSLESLSLNGNRFCTLPASFGNFSRLFSLSLEKCESLQQIMELPSSLRYLDLGQCPLLERLPGNISDVSQLFSLDLEGCSKLQSLPELPSNISQLRTDGCTSLQEVVNIRNLSKLDNLFINYDLFCSISDEISDHTRIDNISLVGCKKPQTVPKLSSSLLSLYVEGDTSMLLLNCGEIQSLETPQFVQGIHMETGCYHLGNTLRKKSLFQCFLACQE, encoded by the exons ATGTCCATGGCCTACAAGAGAACCCGAGAAGCCTCTTCTTCCAAGTCTTCCACCCGTCGACGGAATCACGACGTCTTCTTAAGTTTCAGTGAAGATGAAAGCAACAAAATTATCATCGATGGTCTCTACAATGATTTGGTCCAAAAAGGGGTTCGCACATACAGGGGTGAACACAAGCgaggaaagaaatcaattgAAGAGTCAAGAATCGCCATAGTCGTTTTCTCAAGAAATTATGTTTCTACGATATGGTGTCTGGATGAACTGGTGAAgatccttgaatgtaggagcaGGCTTGGACTAACTGTTATCCCTGTTTTTAGTGATGTGGATCCCTCGGATGTCCGAAAACAGAAGGGTAGTCTAGAAGATGCGTTTGCCAGACAGGGAGAGAATTTCaaggaggaaaaggagaaggtGGAGAGGTGGGGGAAAGCCCTCACACAAGCGGCTAATCTTTCTGGTTGGGATCTGCGAGATGTTGCCAATGG GCACATGACAAGATTCATCCAAAGAATTGTTGAAGATGTTTTGGCTAAACTAAGTCGGACAACATTGGATGTCTCTAGTTATGCAGTTGGACTAGACTCCCGTGTGAGAGAGATGAatgcatttttatgtttttcttcatttgatGTTCGTATTATTGGGATTTGTGGTATTGGTGGATTAGGTAAGACAACCATTGCAAAGGCAGTCTATAATGAAATTTATCATAGATTTGAAGGTTGCAGTTTTCTTGAGAATGTTAGAGAAATTTCAAAGCAACCCAATGGTCTAATTCATTTACAAGAAAAACTCCTTTCTGATGTCCTTATGAAAAACTTGAAGATAAACAATGTTGCTAGGGGAATAAATGTGATAAGACAAAGGCTCTACGCTAAAAGGGTTATTGTTGTTATTGATGACGTAGATGAATCGGACCAACTGAATGCTTTGGCTATCAAGCACGATTCTTTTGGTATGGGAAGTAGAATCATTGTCATATCACGAGATGAGCATTTCTTAAATGAGGCTGGAGTACTTGAAATATATAGGCCTCAAGAGTTGGACCCCCGCGAATCTCTTCAACTCTTCAGCTGGCATGCATTTAGAAAGGATTGTCCCCATGATGACTACATGGAGCTTTCAAAGGAGGTAGTAGAGTATGTGAAAGGACTTCCATTAGCTCTTGAAGTTATAGGTTCTTTGATGTTTGACAAAAGAAGCTTATCTGAATGGAAGAGTGCAGTAGCCAAATTAAAATGTACTCCTGATAATCAAATTCAAGAGAAACTTAGATTAAGTTTTGATGCTCTGGATGATGCAGAGAAGGACATATTCCTTGACATTGCATGCTTCTTTATTGGAATGGACAAAGATTGCGCTATTAAAATACTTGATGGCTGCAAGTTGTTCCCAGAGATCGGAATTAGTGTTCTCACTCAAAGATCTCTTGTAATAATTGATGAcatgaataaaataaagatgCATGATCTTCTTCGAGACATGGGAAGAGAAATCGTTTGTGAAGAATCTCCTGAGAAACCTGGAAGACGTACCAGATTGTGGTTCCATGATGATGTTTGTGACGTATTGGTGAATCATGAG GGAACCAAATCTGTTGAAGGCCTCATACTGAACATGTTTAACTTTGAAGATGTGTCTTTTAATGTCAAAGCATTCACAAACATGGAACGAATAAGATTGCTTCAACTAAATTATGTATACCCAAAGGGGGATTATGGAGAACTTCCTAAGAAGTTAAGATGGCTTTGTTGGCATGGATTCCCATTGAATTCTATACCTTCGAATTTTGACATGGATTATCTTGTTGTTCTTGACATACAAAATAGCAAAATTATAGAAGTTTGGAAGGAAATCAAG CTGCTGAACAGGTTGAAAATACTAAATCTTAGTCATTCACGTTATTTGGTTAGAACTCCTAACTTCTCAGGACTCCCTAATCTTGAGAAACTCATACTTAAAGGTTGTATTAGTCTGGTTGAAATTCATGATTCCATCGGATTTCTTGGCAAGCTGGTTACCTTGAATCTGGAAGATTGTCATAAACTTATGGATCTTCCGAACAGCATTTGTAAGTTGGGATCTCTTGAAACTTTCACTCTCTCTGGTTGCTCCAAAAAAGTGCGATCTAATTCGCGGTTCTCCCAATATTTTGGTACTCTGAGAAGAAAGCCGAATTCCATCACTTTTCTTCCAGCTTCTTTCACTGGTTTATGCTCCTTAACCTTATTATCTCTCAAAGATTGCAATCTCTCCGAGAATTTAATTCCTGACGATTTTGGGAGCTTATCCTCATCATTGGAATCCTTAAGTTTGAATGGAAACCGATTTTGTACTCTACCGGCCAGCTTTGGTAATTTTTCTCGTCTCTTCAGCCTTTCACTGGAGAAATGTGAAAGTCTACAACAAATAATGGAGCTTCCATCAAGTTTAAGATATTTGGATCTGGGACAATGCCCATTACTGGAAAGATTACCAGGAAATATCAGTGATGTTTCTCAACTATTCTCTCTTGATCTGGAGGGATGCTCAAAGTTGCAGTCACTCCCAGAGCTTCCATCAAATATATCCCAGTTGCGAACGGATGGTTGCACATCTTTACAAGAAGTTGTAAATATTAGGAACTTATCTAAATTAGATAATTTATTTATCAACTATGATCTTTTCTGTTCTATATCAGATGAAATAAGTGACCATACTAGGATCGATAACATTTCTTTGGTAGGCTGTAAGAAACCTCAAACAGTGCCAAAGCTTTCATCAAGTTTATTGAGTTTGTATGTTGAAGGTGACACATCAATGTTGCTTCTCAATTGTGGTGAGATCCAGAGCCTGGAGACTCCTCAATTTGTGCAAGGCATCCACATGGAAACAGGGTGCTACCATCTGGGCAACACTTTGAGGAAGAAAAGCCTTTttcag TGCTTTTTAGCATGTCAAGAGTGA
- the LOC122075523 gene encoding disease resistance protein RUN1-like isoform X2, whose product MSMAYKRTREASSSKSSTRRRNHDVFLSFSEDESNKIIIDGLYNDLVQKGVRTYRGEHKRGKKSIEESRIAIVVFSRNYVSTIWCLDELVKILECRSRLGLTVIPVFSDVDPSDVRKQKGSLEDAFARQGENFKEEKEKVERWGKALTQAANLSGWDLRDVANGHMTRFIQRIVEDVLAKLSRTTLDVSSYAVGLDSRVREMNAFLCFSSFDVRIIGICGIGGLGKTTIAKAVYNEIYHRFEGCSFLENVREISKQPNGLIHLQEKLLSDVLMKNLKINNVARGINVIRQRLYAKRVIVVIDDVDESDQLNALAIKHDSFGMGSRIIVISRDEHFLNEAGVLEIYRPQELDPRESLQLFSWHAFRKDCPHDDYMELSKEVVEYVKGLPLALEVIGSLMFDKRSLSEWKSAVAKLKCTPDNQIQEKLRLSFDALDDAEKDIFLDIACFFIGMDKDCAIKILDGCKLFPEIGISVLTQRSLVIIDDMNKIKMHDLLRDMGREIVCEESPEKPGRRTRLWFHDDVCDVLVNHEGTKSVEGLILNMFNFEDVSFNVKAFTNMERIRLLQLNYVYPKGDYGELPKKLRWLCWHGFPLNSIPSNFDMDYLVVLDIQNSKIIEVWKEIKLLNRLKILNLSHSRYLVRTPNFSGLPNLEKLILKGCISLVEIHDSIGFLGKLVTLNLEDCHKLMDLPNSICKLGSLETFTLSGCSKKVRSNSRFSQYFGTLRRKPNSITFLPASFTGLCSLTLLSLKDCNLSENLIPDDFGSLSSSLESLSLNGNRFCTLPASFGNFSRLFSLSLEKCESLQQIMELPSSLRYLDLGQCPLLERLPGNISDVSQLFSLDLEGCSKLQSLPELPSNISQLRTDGCTSLQEVVNIRNLSKLDNLFINYDLFCSISDEISDHTRIDNISLVGCKKPQTVPKLSSSLLSLYVEGDTSMLLLNCGEIQSLETPQFVQGIHMETGCYHLGNTLRKKSLFQVLSLSISLSSLALVVFLKVMNSVEQGLYREFEVWGSGNEVPKWISHQNVGSSISFVVSDLCSGCKIQGLDMSAVFLAKKETKWFISRPTICNKTKGIQWGPIDGFDQMAYQPDQDLLWVRHLTFHDLWDYSVGQARYGAPFEVGDQVEISVDFELVPPGSVQVKKCGVLLVHKLDEETHSDDDRPMKQHISASASDSTSTHSDDDVLIHGEELVSSYKEGEN is encoded by the exons ATGTCCATGGCCTACAAGAGAACCCGAGAAGCCTCTTCTTCCAAGTCTTCCACCCGTCGACGGAATCACGACGTCTTCTTAAGTTTCAGTGAAGATGAAAGCAACAAAATTATCATCGATGGTCTCTACAATGATTTGGTCCAAAAAGGGGTTCGCACATACAGGGGTGAACACAAGCgaggaaagaaatcaattgAAGAGTCAAGAATCGCCATAGTCGTTTTCTCAAGAAATTATGTTTCTACGATATGGTGTCTGGATGAACTGGTGAAgatccttgaatgtaggagcaGGCTTGGACTAACTGTTATCCCTGTTTTTAGTGATGTGGATCCCTCGGATGTCCGAAAACAGAAGGGTAGTCTAGAAGATGCGTTTGCCAGACAGGGAGAGAATTTCaaggaggaaaaggagaaggtGGAGAGGTGGGGGAAAGCCCTCACACAAGCGGCTAATCTTTCTGGTTGGGATCTGCGAGATGTTGCCAATGG GCACATGACAAGATTCATCCAAAGAATTGTTGAAGATGTTTTGGCTAAACTAAGTCGGACAACATTGGATGTCTCTAGTTATGCAGTTGGACTAGACTCCCGTGTGAGAGAGATGAatgcatttttatgtttttcttcatttgatGTTCGTATTATTGGGATTTGTGGTATTGGTGGATTAGGTAAGACAACCATTGCAAAGGCAGTCTATAATGAAATTTATCATAGATTTGAAGGTTGCAGTTTTCTTGAGAATGTTAGAGAAATTTCAAAGCAACCCAATGGTCTAATTCATTTACAAGAAAAACTCCTTTCTGATGTCCTTATGAAAAACTTGAAGATAAACAATGTTGCTAGGGGAATAAATGTGATAAGACAAAGGCTCTACGCTAAAAGGGTTATTGTTGTTATTGATGACGTAGATGAATCGGACCAACTGAATGCTTTGGCTATCAAGCACGATTCTTTTGGTATGGGAAGTAGAATCATTGTCATATCACGAGATGAGCATTTCTTAAATGAGGCTGGAGTACTTGAAATATATAGGCCTCAAGAGTTGGACCCCCGCGAATCTCTTCAACTCTTCAGCTGGCATGCATTTAGAAAGGATTGTCCCCATGATGACTACATGGAGCTTTCAAAGGAGGTAGTAGAGTATGTGAAAGGACTTCCATTAGCTCTTGAAGTTATAGGTTCTTTGATGTTTGACAAAAGAAGCTTATCTGAATGGAAGAGTGCAGTAGCCAAATTAAAATGTACTCCTGATAATCAAATTCAAGAGAAACTTAGATTAAGTTTTGATGCTCTGGATGATGCAGAGAAGGACATATTCCTTGACATTGCATGCTTCTTTATTGGAATGGACAAAGATTGCGCTATTAAAATACTTGATGGCTGCAAGTTGTTCCCAGAGATCGGAATTAGTGTTCTCACTCAAAGATCTCTTGTAATAATTGATGAcatgaataaaataaagatgCATGATCTTCTTCGAGACATGGGAAGAGAAATCGTTTGTGAAGAATCTCCTGAGAAACCTGGAAGACGTACCAGATTGTGGTTCCATGATGATGTTTGTGACGTATTGGTGAATCATGAG GGAACCAAATCTGTTGAAGGCCTCATACTGAACATGTTTAACTTTGAAGATGTGTCTTTTAATGTCAAAGCATTCACAAACATGGAACGAATAAGATTGCTTCAACTAAATTATGTATACCCAAAGGGGGATTATGGAGAACTTCCTAAGAAGTTAAGATGGCTTTGTTGGCATGGATTCCCATTGAATTCTATACCTTCGAATTTTGACATGGATTATCTTGTTGTTCTTGACATACAAAATAGCAAAATTATAGAAGTTTGGAAGGAAATCAAG CTGCTGAACAGGTTGAAAATACTAAATCTTAGTCATTCACGTTATTTGGTTAGAACTCCTAACTTCTCAGGACTCCCTAATCTTGAGAAACTCATACTTAAAGGTTGTATTAGTCTGGTTGAAATTCATGATTCCATCGGATTTCTTGGCAAGCTGGTTACCTTGAATCTGGAAGATTGTCATAAACTTATGGATCTTCCGAACAGCATTTGTAAGTTGGGATCTCTTGAAACTTTCACTCTCTCTGGTTGCTCCAAAAAAGTGCGATCTAATTCGCGGTTCTCCCAATATTTTGGTACTCTGAGAAGAAAGCCGAATTCCATCACTTTTCTTCCAGCTTCTTTCACTGGTTTATGCTCCTTAACCTTATTATCTCTCAAAGATTGCAATCTCTCCGAGAATTTAATTCCTGACGATTTTGGGAGCTTATCCTCATCATTGGAATCCTTAAGTTTGAATGGAAACCGATTTTGTACTCTACCGGCCAGCTTTGGTAATTTTTCTCGTCTCTTCAGCCTTTCACTGGAGAAATGTGAAAGTCTACAACAAATAATGGAGCTTCCATCAAGTTTAAGATATTTGGATCTGGGACAATGCCCATTACTGGAAAGATTACCAGGAAATATCAGTGATGTTTCTCAACTATTCTCTCTTGATCTGGAGGGATGCTCAAAGTTGCAGTCACTCCCAGAGCTTCCATCAAATATATCCCAGTTGCGAACGGATGGTTGCACATCTTTACAAGAAGTTGTAAATATTAGGAACTTATCTAAATTAGATAATTTATTTATCAACTATGATCTTTTCTGTTCTATATCAGATGAAATAAGTGACCATACTAGGATCGATAACATTTCTTTGGTAGGCTGTAAGAAACCTCAAACAGTGCCAAAGCTTTCATCAAGTTTATTGAGTTTGTATGTTGAAGGTGACACATCAATGTTGCTTCTCAATTGTGGTGAGATCCAGAGCCTGGAGACTCCTCAATTTGTGCAAGGCATCCACATGGAAACAGGGTGCTACCATCTGGGCAACACTTTGAGGAAGAAAAGCCTTTttcaggttctctctctctctatctctctctcatctctagCTTTGGTAGTGTTTTTAAAAGTCATGAATTCTGTGGAACAGGGTTTATATAGAGAGTTTGAAGTATGGGGTTCAGGGAATGAGGTTCCAAAGTGGATCAGCCATCAAAATGTAGGGTCTTCAATATCCTTTGTGGTATCTGATCTCTGTTCAGGTTGTAAGATCCAAGGGTTGGATATGTCTGCAGTTTTTTTAGCTAAGAAAGAAACTAAATGGTTTATTTCTCGCCCTACAATTTGTAATAAAACCAAAGGTATTCAATGGGGACCCATTGATGGATTTGATCAGATGGCATACCAACCAGATCAAGATCTACTGTGGGTGCGCCATTTAACATTTCATGATCTTTGGGATTACTCAGTGGGTCAAGCCAGATATGGGGCTCCCTTTGAAGTAGGTGATCAAGTGGAGATTTCAGTAGATTTTGAGCTTGTCCCTCCAGGAAGTGTGCAAGTGAAGAAATGTGGAGTCCTTCTGGTACACAAGCTTGATGAGGAGACCCATTCAGATGATGATCGACCAATGAAGCAACACAtctctgcttctgcttctgatTCTACTTCTACCCATTCAGATGATGATGTTCTTATCCATGGAGAAGAATTAGTTTCCTCCTACAAGGAAGGTGAGAATTAG